In Gammaproteobacteria bacterium, the DNA window TCGGTGCCGCTATTTGGATCACGGTAATGTTATCGCTTGAAATAAATTTAAGCGCCAGCATCACCGCTAGCGTTAACTTGCTGGCAGGATTTGTGTTCTGGCTTCGCTATCGTCAGTTTATAAATTATTCTAACCTGTTATTTGCCGGCCACATCCTAACTAGTGTGTTGGTGGTTATTATCTTTAGCTATGGCGGCCAATGGAGCAAAGAGCTCAATAACTTGCTCTATCTTGATAAGGTCGTTTACCAACAACAATCACGTTTTGCCCAAATCGTCTTAACCGAGCGTCATATCAACAACCAAGCAACGCCCAGTTATAGCCTCTATTTAAACGGTCGACTGCAATTTTCAGCCAATGATGAGCACATTTATCATAAATTTTTGGTCTACCCTGCGCTTGCTAGCTCAGCCCGCCAGGATAATATATTAATCATTGGTGGTGGCGACGGCCTAGCACTGCGCGAAGTACTAAAATGGCAACCACAACAGGTGACCTTGGTAGATTTAGATCCCGCAGTGATCGCGTTATTTAAACAACCCGCAGCCGTGGTTAGCTCAAGGGTTGCCGACGCACTCCTAAAGTTAAACCGCAATGCGCTTAATGATGCCAGAGTCAATATTATATATAACGATGCGTTTAACGCGATTGATGATTTACTCAGTAACAATGCCAGCTTTGATTCTATTATTATTGATTTACCGGATCCTTCCCATCCCGATTTAAACAAGCTTTATAGTCAAATGTTCTATCATAAGCTCAAGCAACTACTGAGCGCTGACGGCGCGCTAGTCGTGCAATCGACCTCGCCTTTTCATGCAAAAAAAGCCTTTATTAGCATTGGCAATACAGTTAAAGCAGCCGGCTGGGCCAATGTTGAACAATATCATCAAAATGTCCCTAGTTTTGGTGAATGGGGTTGGACTATCGCGACCCCAACAGGCGTCGGTGCCAGAGCACGCTTGGCTCAGACACCAATGGCACCGTTTGAGCAGTGGTTAACCCCTGGCTTAATTCAAGCAAGTTTTGAATTTTCAAATAACTTTTATCGTGACCGCGATAAAATTATGGTAAATAGGCTTGGCAGTTTTACCCTTTATCGCTACCATCAACGAGCATGGGAGTCGCAACAAGGACTCAATAACAGTTGGTATCAAGATAATTAACCTGAGTACCAAAAATCAGGTTAATTAGCACTAGATTATTTAAGTATTTATTAAACAAGCCTTGACATATTATGTCAGGGATATTAAATTCATTACTCAAGACATATTATGTCACAAGGACAGATTATGAATATCCACACTATTGCAAACTATTTAAATGAACTTGCCGACAATAGCCATACTGGTTTTAGTTTTGACTGCTTGCCAATCGCCGGTGAAGTCGATGTACTGCAAGTCACTATTATTAACCGTGAAGAATTACCAATTTTTGTCTCAGTAACCGAAGACCAAATTTTATGTATTGCCTATTTATGGGGCGAAGACGAAGTTAATCCGAAAACTCGCAGTGAAATGCTTGAAGCGATGGTTGAGATGAACATTCCGATGCCGTTATCTTCTTTTTCTAAAATTGATAACAAATACGTTATTTTTGGCGCCTTGTCGGTCAATTCGACCTTATCAGATGTCGAGCACGAACTTGCGGTCTTAAGCGATAACTCATTAGAAGTTATTGATGAAATGGCCGATTACCTTATTTAATGGAGAACTATCATGAGTATATTTAGAAAGATTATTAGTGCATTACGTGGTGGCGCCAGCGAAGTCGGTGAAGCCATTGTTGATTCAAACTCAACTCGAATTTTTGCCCAAGAAATTCGTGATGCAGAAAACCACCTAACCAAAGCAAAACGCGACTTAACTGACATTATGGCCAAGCAAATGCAAGCCGAACGCGAAGTCAGCCGTGTAAAACGCAGTGTTAGTGAACATGAAGGTTATGCCACTCAAGCATTATCACAAGGCAATGAAAGCTTAGCGCTAGAAGTTGCAGAAAAAATTGCAACGCTTGAAATTGAACTTAATGATCAACTGCAAGCTAACCAGAGCTTCAGCGCCAGCGCCGAACGTTTAAAGCACTTAGTAAAAACTACTGAGCGCCAATTAGCGGATTACCAACGCCAACTGAGCATGGTTAAAACCACTGAAAGTGTTCAGAAAGCGACTGCGGCTATTACCACCAATTTTAGTAGCAGCAATTCAAAACTGCTGAGCGCCAAAGAGTCGCTCGAACGCATTAAAGCCAAGCAACAGAACTTTGATGATAAAATGCTAGCCGCCGAAGCGCTTGAAGCAGAAGGCAGCGATAAGTCATTGCGTGACAAGCTAGCCCAGGCAGGCATTGGCGAGCAGCAAGCCAGCGCTAATTCTGTGTTAGAACGTTTAAAAGCAAAACAAGGCTAAGCCA includes these proteins:
- a CDS encoding polyamine aminopropyltransferase gives rise to the protein MQNNPTTPKKTPSKSRAYLLDDIILITIMAVLAGCGLIYEYLLSHYAGRVIGAVESAIYTMIGIMIVSMGAGSFMARKITCAFTGFAWLELFIAIIGASAILVISGAIAFIQLMPQIIADSFNIPPDSLPQGGIIKSLYNLAHYSPYFIGAVLGFFIGMEIPLIARVREQIHRQHLVHNTGTIYGADYIGAGFGAAIWITVMLSLEINLSASITASVNLLAGFVFWLRYRQFINYSNLLFAGHILTSVLVVIIFSYGGQWSKELNNLLYLDKVVYQQQSRFAQIVLTERHINNQATPSYSLYLNGRLQFSANDEHIYHKFLVYPALASSARQDNILIIGGGDGLALREVLKWQPQQVTLVDLDPAVIALFKQPAAVVSSRVADALLKLNRNALNDARVNIIYNDAFNAIDDLLSNNASFDSIIIDLPDPSHPDLNKLYSQMFYHKLKQLLSADGALVVQSTSPFHAKKAFISIGNTVKAAGWANVEQYHQNVPSFGEWGWTIATPTGVGARARLAQTPMAPFEQWLTPGLIQASFEFSNNFYRDRDKIMVNRLGSFTLYRYHQRAWESQQGLNNSWYQDN
- a CDS encoding YjfI family protein gives rise to the protein MNIHTIANYLNELADNSHTGFSFDCLPIAGEVDVLQVTIINREELPIFVSVTEDQILCIAYLWGEDEVNPKTRSEMLEAMVEMNIPMPLSSFSKIDNKYVIFGALSVNSTLSDVEHELAVLSDNSLEVIDEMADYLI
- a CDS encoding PspA/IM30 family protein, which translates into the protein MSIFRKIISALRGGASEVGEAIVDSNSTRIFAQEIRDAENHLTKAKRDLTDIMAKQMQAEREVSRVKRSVSEHEGYATQALSQGNESLALEVAEKIATLEIELNDQLQANQSFSASAERLKHLVKTTERQLADYQRQLSMVKTTESVQKATAAITTNFSSSNSKLLSAKESLERIKAKQQNFDDKMLAAEALEAEGSDKSLRDKLAQAGIGEQQASANSVLERLKAKQG